The following are from one region of the Magallana gigas chromosome 6, xbMagGiga1.1, whole genome shotgun sequence genome:
- the LOC105329340 gene encoding enolase-phosphatase E1 yields the protein MEGQQKRTIDEAEPSLLEGVKALIVDIEGTTTPIGFVKETLFPYAEENVESFLTKRYDDEETQQDIKALQELAAKDKADGVEGVVEIPKEGSKEDIIKAVVDNVKWQMDEDRKTTALKQLQGHIWREGYKTGQIKAELFEDVGPALQQIVEEGVNVYVYSSGSVEAQKLLFGNTEEGDLLELFTDFFDTTIGNKKDSGSYKKIVEKIGVSPEEILFLTDTPEEATAASKAGLRSALVARDGNEELTEEHFQNFLVIESFGELFGDDDDEDYKRLEGEDNGEVDDEDEDEDDLGEEEEEPEDDEGEDEDDA from the exons ATGGAAGGCCAGCAAAAAAGGACGATAGACGAAGCCGAACCATCACTATTGGAAGGTGTCAAGGCTCTTATAGTGGATATAGAGGGAACGACGACGCCTATAGGATTTGTTAAG GAAACACTTTTCCCGTATGCAGAGGAAAACGTGGAGAGTTTTCTGACCAAACGATATGATGATGAGGAAACCCAACAAGACATTAAAGCCCTTCAAGAACTG GCTGCTAAAGACAAGGCTGATGGGGTAGAGGGTGTTGTAGAAATCCCCAAAGAAGGTTCCAAGGAAGATATCATCAAAGCTGTTGTAGATAATGTCAAGTGGCAAATGGATGAAGACAGGAAGACCACAGCTCTGAAACAACTTCAAGGACACATCTGGAGAGAGGGATACAAGACTGGCCAAATCAAGGCAGA aTTGTTTGAAGATGTTGGTCCAGCATTACAACAGATTGTGGAAGAGGGAGTAAATGTTTATGTGTACTCATCAGGTAGTGTGGAAGCCCAGAAACTCCTGTTTGGAAATACAGAGGAGGGAGACCTTCTCGAA ctGTTCACAGACTTCTTTGACACAacaattggaaataaaaaagattCAGGAAGTTACAAGAAAATAGTGGAGAAGATCGGTGTCAGCCCAGAGGAGATCTTGTTCCTAACAGACACGCCCGAAG AGGCTACAGCAGCATCGAAGGCAGGATTACGCAGTGCTCTGGTCGCACGAGATGGAAACGAAGAGTTAACGGAGGAACACTTCCAAAACTTCCTGGTGATCGAGTCGTTTGGAGAGTTGtttggtgatgatgatgatgaagactATAAACGCTTAGAAGGTGAGGACAACGGAGAAGTGGATGATGAGGATGAAGATGAGGATGATCTTGGTGAGGAGGAAGAGGAACCAGAGGATGATGAGGGAGAGGATGAAGATGATGCGTAG